The Lathyrus oleraceus cultivar Zhongwan6 chromosome 5, CAAS_Psat_ZW6_1.0, whole genome shotgun sequence genome includes the window TCCACGTCATAAGGGTGATAGGGTCTCCCTTCTCTAATCTTCTTGAACCATTGTTTCAACCATTCACTTCCATCAACTACTATTACTTTTATTTCACCCTCCTCTCGTTCCTCAAGCAACACAACAGAGCTACTTGGATTGCAAAATAACTCGTTGTATTAGAGATAGGTATGTTGTATGCCAACCAAGAGTACTCCACTATGCCTATATATACTTtcttgaatcttcttcaatcCACTTTCTCTAGGAATCTATATAAACCTCTCACTTATTTTCTATCTTTTATAATTTACACGCATTTTAAAAATATATACAGTACTAGTATATAATTTGGATGTACATGAATAATTTCTTTAAAACTAATAGGCTTAAGCATCAACAATACGATTATGACACATGGTAATATTAATTATAAACATCAGAAAGATTCGGTGTATTAAGCACATCATGTGGATTTATAATTATTGATTgaacaaaaacaataaaaaaacaaactttaaattaaaaattcAGTAGTCAGGACTCAGATTACGCAACTTATAGATGTTAAATATATACTTTTTTTAACATCTCAACTAAAAAAAAAAATCAGTGTAGTGATGACAGCATATAAAGACTTCCCAAACCCATCACCATCTTTACTTAATTTCCACACAAAATATacaaaattttcttttatgagtTACAGTACAATTATAATTTCAATTTTTTATATGTTATGATTCAAAATCCAATCCAAAAACACTAGTGCTTCAGAATTACTGGTCTATGAACAAACAAAGAACTGAATAACCACTCTAGCCAAGACCAAAATTACAAAGCCTgaacaaaaagaaacaaaattCATAGCGAAAATAAAGGAGCTAGGTATATAGATATATAAATATTTAacatatttaaataataatttacTGATATGAAAGCGAGAAGATATAGGAGTAATTAAAATCGCATGCCATCAATTAATCCTTGTTTGGATGATATGCTACAAACTTGTGGCAACCGCGATTTTTTCACTTTTTGCGGTAACTTTGGAAGCCGCCGCAACAACAACTTGTTTCTTTGATGCGACACAACACTTATCTTTCTTCTCATCTTGATTCATCTGCTGCTGACGACACTCTAAACTGCAGAAAGCACTGTCTCCTCTGTAATTAACACACAAAATTAACGGCGGCGGTTTAGTCAGTTAAATTTGCGGTTAAAAAAATGGAGAGAGTAAAATAAAACGTACTTGTACATGTAGATGTCACGGCCGGGTACCAACCGGTGTTTACAGAGAAAGCAAGAGCGTAAGAAATCTGGGGTTTGAGTCATATCAGATGAGTTTCTTCTATGGTTTCTGGGTGAGACTGTGGGTAAAAGCATGCTCTGATCTGAACCGTTGGTTCGAGGAGAAGTTGCTGGATGTGGATGTGGATATGGATATGGACCGAAGGGACCAACACCAGGTCCTACTCCGTTAGGGCTGAAGAGGTGGTTGTTGTTGGGA containing:
- the LOC127084181 gene encoding FCS-Like Zinc finger 5: MMLGKRPRPPMKRTTSMSEITFDLNTITPEDDPNNNHLFSPNGVGPGVGPFGPYPYPHPHPATSPRTNGSDQSMLLPTVSPRNHRRNSSDMTQTPDFLRSCFLCKHRLVPGRDIYMYKGDSAFCSLECRQQQMNQDEKKDKCCVASKKQVVVAAASKVTAKSEKIAVATSL